GTAAAATTCATCAGATCGGGGCGTAGCGCAGCATGGTTTAGCGCACCTGCTTGGGGTGCAGGAGGCCGCAGGTTCAAATCCCGTCGCCCCGATATTATTTTAGCTGACAGCCATTAGCAGTCAATAATAACCGCACAATCAATGCCTTTTCTGCTAATAGCCAATTGCTAATAGCTAATAGCTAATAGCTTTACCTGGGACGGTCTTTTTTGTTAATCCTTTTAACCAACGATGACGGCATCGATTCTGAAGGTCTTGTTTTGCTTAAAGACCGCCTTTCACAACAACATGAGGTGTGTGTTATTGCACCGGAGAGAGAAAGAACCTGTATTGGACATGCAATTACCATCCATAAACCCTTGAGGATAAAAGAAGCCGGTAAAGGGCTCTTCTCTACGAACGGCACCCCTGCCGACTGTGTGCTGCTGGGAATCAGGGTTCTCCTCAAGAAAAAACCTGACCTTGTCATTTCAGGGATTAACAAGGGTCCCAATATGGGACTGGATGTAAATTATTCAGGCACCGTTGCAGCAGCAAAAGAAGGGGCATCCCTCGGGATCTCCTCAATGGCAATCTCTATCGGTGCGCGAACGGACTATCTTTTTAGCGATGCAATTACAATTATCACCGGAATTATTGAAAAATCCAGGGATATTACCTTCCCTGATCACACGTTTTTAAACATCAACATCCCCAATATTCCGCAGCACAATGTAAAAGGTTTTATGGTGACAAGGCTTGGGAAAAGGATATATAATGATGCGGTTATTGAAAGAGTCGATCCAAGAGGAGACAAATATTACTGGATCGGCGGAAACGGTGTAAGTCATGAAAGCATTGAAGGCACAGATTTTTATGCAATTGAAAGAGGCTATGTTTCAATTACACCATTGGGCCTGGATATAACGAGTAATAACTCGATTGATATATTCAAAAGACATTTTGGGAGCATTTTCGGATGAAATTTTATATCGAGACCTTCGGTTGTCAGATGAATGAGCATGATTCGGAAAAGATGGATCATCTTCTCCAAACCGGCGGCTTCGAACCGGCAAAAGACACAATAGATGCCGATGTGATTATTGTGAATACATGCTGCGTGAGAGAAAAGGCCGAGCAGAAATTTTACAGCTATATGGGCAGGCTGAAGGACTTGAAGACAAAGCAGGGCAAGATACTGGGCATCACAGGATGTATCGCCCAGCTTGAGAAAGAGGGGATTAAAAAGAGGCTGCCCTTTATCGATTTTTCGCTTGGACCTTCAAGCATCCATAAAATCACAGAGGCCATCGAACATGCAGCCCGGAAGACCGATTTTCTCGACTTTTCAGAAAACGGGCATCACCCTTCCGCGTTCGTTACACCGGAAAACAAAAACAATGGCGTTAAGGCGTTCGTTACCATCATGAAGGGCTGTAACAATTTCTGCAGTTACTGCGTGGTCCCCTATGTAAGGGGGAGAGAGGCGAGCAGGGAGAGCGGTGACATATTGAACGAAATCAAAGGCCTCGTCAAAAAGGGTATAAAGGAGGTCACGCTCCTCGGCCAGAACGTAAACTCTTACAATAGGGGCAGCGACGGTATGTCCTTCCCCGAGCTTCTTGAGAAAACAAACGGGATCGACGGGATCGAGCGAATCAGGTTTGTCACGTCGCACCCGAAGGATCTCTCCGCTGAACTTATCAACTGCTTTGGAAGGCTGGATAAACTATGCGAGCAGATTCACCTCCCCTTTCAGGCCGGTTCTGACAGGGTTTTGAGGCTTATGAACAGGGGTTACACTGCCGGTGAATATATCGATAAGATAGCTCAATTGAGGAACTGTTGCGCTGATATTGCCATTACAACGGACTGCATCGTTGGTTTCCCAGGAGAAGACAAAGAGGCATTTGACAAAACCATGGAGCTGATACAGCATGTGAAATTTGACGGTATATTCTCCTTTGCCTATTCCCCGAGAAGACACACGGCCGCTTCAACCCTGCCCGAAGAAGTGCCGAAGGAAGTAGCCCTCGAAAGATTGAGGCATCTACAGGAAGTTCAAAAGGCCATAACCCTGAAAAACAACAGGTCAATAGAAGGAAAAACCGTTGAAGTCCTTGTGGAGGGCGCCAG
This is a stretch of genomic DNA from Pseudomonadota bacterium. It encodes these proteins:
- the surE gene encoding 5'/3'-nucleotidase SurE, translating into MLILLTNDDGIDSEGLVLLKDRLSQQHEVCVIAPERERTCIGHAITIHKPLRIKEAGKGLFSTNGTPADCVLLGIRVLLKKKPDLVISGINKGPNMGLDVNYSGTVAAAKEGASLGISSMAISIGARTDYLFSDAITIITGIIEKSRDITFPDHTFLNINIPNIPQHNVKGFMVTRLGKRIYNDAVIERVDPRGDKYYWIGGNGVSHESIEGTDFYAIERGYVSITPLGLDITSNNSIDIFKRHFGSIFG
- the miaB gene encoding tRNA (N6-isopentenyl adenosine(37)-C2)-methylthiotransferase MiaB, which gives rise to MKFYIETFGCQMNEHDSEKMDHLLQTGGFEPAKDTIDADVIIVNTCCVREKAEQKFYSYMGRLKDLKTKQGKILGITGCIAQLEKEGIKKRLPFIDFSLGPSSIHKITEAIEHAARKTDFLDFSENGHHPSAFVTPENKNNGVKAFVTIMKGCNNFCSYCVVPYVRGREASRESGDILNEIKGLVKKGIKEVTLLGQNVNSYNRGSDGMSFPELLEKTNGIDGIERIRFVTSHPKDLSAELINCFGRLDKLCEQIHLPFQAGSDRVLRLMNRGYTAGEYIDKIAQLRNCCADIAITTDCIVGFPGEDKEAFDKTMELIQHVKFDGIFSFAYSPRRHTAASTLPEEVPKEVALERLRHLQEVQKAITLKNNRSIEGKTVEVLVEGASKNSEEEITGRTRTNKIVNFKGKRDMVGRIIDVHIVKGCANSLKGERPKAKEARHA